CGGACATGCGGGATATGCTCAAGCAGGGAATGACCTTTGAAGAAGCCATGAAGCCGGGATCTGGCTTCAAACTCATGGCACAGGCCCGGCTAAGAGATATTTGGTCTCACCTGCAAACGGAACTTGCTCATGTCGTCCGATCCTGACCAGACGGATGGTGATGGCCTCAGTGTTGAGGCCATCAAAAAGCTACTGGCACAGCACGGCCTTCTGATTGATGAAGACGACCCTGTGTTCCGGTTCCTTCTGGCGAACAGGCTCGTTCTGAACGCCTATTTTGCCGAAGCAGAAGCATCATTTACCCGCACCAGCAACCGGATGAAGTCAAACGCCACCAAGGCGATTGTCGAGGCGGAACGCCAGGCGCGTGCCGCCATACAAAATGCAGGCGGCACCATTGTTACCAATGCCGCGCAAGATCTTGTTCGGGCGCTCCGTGAGGAAATAAAGCCCATTGCTGAGCCGATGCGGTGGATGCCGTATGTGTTCATCTTTTCTCTGTTGCTGAACCTGGGGCTGTTCCTGCTTCTGCTGTTTCGTTAATGGCGCGGCTTTGGCCGCGCCTCCCCTTAGTGCATGACCACAGAACAACGGTCTCTCATGCCGTAAATGCTCGGCAGGAGATTGAGCGCGCCGCCCTCGGCCGCCCGCACGATCCCCCGGAAATATCCGCCTTTTGAGTATTGGTAATGCTCGTCTGTGCGCGAGGCCATAAGGGCGACCGCCACAACAGCGGCCTTGCGGCCAAGAATCATGCAGCCGGATGCCCAAGCATCACGGGAAACCCCCATTCGGGCCGAAAGGCGCTCTGCCGCATCGAGCAATGATGCCCAAGTCGGCTTGCTCTCTGCATCGTAAATCCCGGCGTAGGAAGCCAGGACAGGGACAAGGCGGACCAGTTCGCGGGGAGTAAGGCGGGCATCCTTGATAGCCTCGTCCAGCAAGCCAGAAGGGGCAACAGAGAGGGAAGGGGCCTCTCCCTCCTTCTCTCCTGCCCTATTGGGAGCGTCGTAAGACGCGGCAATATCACTTGCCCGATCAGGGCTCTGCTTAATGGTTACAGTCTTTTCAAGACTTAAGGGGGTTGTAGGTATTATGGACGGTCGGGAAACTGACCGTTCGGGGTCATTATTAGCGGCATATTCACACGCCAATTCGTCATCGAGGTCGATGCGGATGGCCTGCAACCGCGAAAGCGCCGCCTGGATCGCCGCCGGGTCTCTGGCGCTCTTGGCAACCTGGGCCAGATCCCGGATCTGCTGCGCCTGGGCGGGGTCCACGCATAGGGCCATGCACTCGGACGCCTCATGCCGCGCTTCACGTCTCAGGCGCTTCACGCTGCGTTCTAGGGCCTTCCGCTCCTTTGCCACCTGGCTCAATTCCTCGACGCGGATCGCCAGCGGTGAAAGGTCGAAACCAACCGCATGGGTTATGCGTCCACCGTCCCGATAGTCTCGCCGCACATAGCGGCGTCCTTCACCGTGGGGCAGGATCAAGCCCGCCTCGATCAGTTCACGGGCAAGTGTTTTCAGTTGGGTTGTGCCCACCCCAAGGATCTCGCTCAGGTCGGTATTGGAGCGCCCAAAGATCGGCAACCAGCGCCCTGACCAGTCTTCTGGCTCGCTCTCTTGGAGCATAAAGGTCAGATAACGAACGGCTTTATCGCTCAGATCAAGATAATACGATGCCTCAGTCCACACGGCCAAAACCTTGGCGCGTGTGATCGCCGGGAAAAGGCGACCAGCTTCCTGCCTGGCGCAGAGGATCTTGCCCCGCATGGCTTTTGCATCGTCGGACAGCAATCGCCGCCCCCGCTTTGCCGCTGCCTCTGTATCACTTGATTTCCATACCCTCATAGCTCTGCCCCTTTTTAGGGCCGTTCGATTAGGCACAAAGACTCGGTGCCCGCAGTTACCTGCTTGCTTTCCGACCTGCCGATGCGCTATAAGGCTGTTGCGAGCGAGCCTTACAGGTTCTTAGGGAAGGCCCGATGCTTATGGGAGCGTCGGGCCTTTCTTTATGCGTTGCTCACGGCCATTCTTTCAATCAATCCGGCTTGCATAGCCTGCCGAATGAGCCAGTTCATGGCGTCAGCCCTATTGCTGAAACCACGTTCCACCTTCACTCGCTCCAAGCAATCCACCACGTCTCCGGCCAGCGCAAGCGTTTGGTACCGATAGCCCTGGGCCAGCAGTTCCGCTTTTCGCCGTGCCGCATAGCGGCGGTGCTTATGAGAATCTCGGATTCCATTGCTCATCCGCGATTCCTAACACTTTTTTCAGCCACAAGTCGAGTGCTGACACACGAACGATTCCCGTGCCGCCCTTTTCGCGCTACAAGCGTGCGTGGTGGTGCCTTTCGAGGTGCTATCCTGCCTTGTGGTGAGGCAGTAGGCCCCGCCCTGGCGACATACAGTGAGCCTGTTGCTGCATAGGGTGGGGCCACCCATAAACTCCCCCGCATAAAAAAACCATTGCTGATGTGATGCGGAAAGCATATTTTTTCCGCATTTCATGTGCATAATAATATGCGTGTCAACTTGGGAGTTAGGATGATGGGTCAGAGACCTAGCCTAGCAAAGCGCCTTTTCCGGGCGGTTATCGTTTTCCTGGTGAGCCTTTGATGGCACCGCCAGTCTGGCTTGCCTGCATGATTGCCACCGCTCACGCGTATCATTTTCCTGTGCCCGTGCTGCAAGGCATCCACAGCGTTGAAGGCGGGGCGGTCGGCACGGTTGCACACAATAAGAATGGAACCTCGGACCTGGGCTTAATGCAGGTCAATACGTCCTGGATTCCGGTTCTGTCTTACGCAACCGGCCTAGATCAGCCCACTATAAGGGCCAGGCTGACAAATGATGCCTGCTTCAACGTCGCAATGGCTGGCGGCATCTTGGATCTGTACCGGCAAGAAGCGCACGGGAATATCTGGAAAGCCGTTGGCTTCTATCATTCCCACACCACGCCGCTCAGCCTGGGCTACCAGGCTCAGGTTTTGACCGCTTCGATCAGCGATATGTTGAAACAAATGAAAGAAGAATGATGCAGCTTCGCTTAGCTATTCCTTTGCTCGGATCTCTCGCAATGCTCTCAGCTTGCAATCCTTACGATCCGACGCAGCGCACCATAGGCGGCGGCGCGATCGGGGCCGGTTCCGGCGCTGCTATCGGCGCATTGGCTGGTGGTGGTCGAGGCGCTGCTATCGGCTCGCTCGCGGGTGGTGTGGTGGGAGCCGCAACCGGATACCTCACCACGCCTCAGAACAGGCCGATGAACGGCCAGCCCGTGCAGCCTGGTTACAACCAGGGCACGGCATACAACCAGGGCGCAGCCTATCCCAACCAGGCGCGCTATACGCCTCAGCAAACGGTGCAGACGACACCCACCTATCCGAATCAAGCTTCCGGCAGTCAGGGGGGCAATAACAGGGCGTATCAAGAGGCATATAAGAACGGTTATGCCGCCGCGCCTGGCTACACACAGCCGACACAGCAAACCTACTCGTCATACTAAAAAAAGGGCCGGGGATCTTCCCGGCCTTTTTTCCATCCAGCGCGCCGCGCCTCTAACCGATAATTTTTTCCCACGGGATATGATTCCCCGGCCTGCCTTCGATCACGGGCACGCCTGCATCGTCTGCCGTGCGTTCGATCAGCCCCATTCTTTCATCCCCGACCTGCTGAACGACTGCCACAATGCGGCCCGTCTCAAGAGACACGATCACGGCATCCAGAATCGTGGTGGCGAGGGGAGAGGAAGCCAGGACAAAACGCGCCAAGCCTGTATCTTTCGGACGAAAGAAAGCGTCTTGCAGCCGCACGGCAGGGCAGACGTAATAGCCTTGGGGCACCTGGTCATAGATCCATCGGAAGATGGTCAGCCTCTCGCCCTCCAACAGCCCGCCAGGCTCAACCTGGAACATGGGCCGCTTGCTTGCTTGCCCTCGCGCTCGGTTGAGAACGTAAAGCAGGGCAATAAATGCCAGAACTATTATCAGGCAGCTTACTAGAAATGATCCCATTCCATGATCCTTTAGATTAACGGGCTTCTGCTGCTCTCGTCTTCGTCCCTTACGTGCAATCCCAACTCTTTCAGACCGCGCACAAATACATGCCGCTTACTGATTCGAGCCTGTGCGGCATAATCTTCGATCTGCTTCCAGAGATAGCGAGGCAACTGGATCGTCGTTGCTACCTGCTGCATCGGATCGGTGTCGTCGCCATACTGCTGGATTGGCCGCGCTCGGCGCGCAACAAGATCCTCGTCGTCAACTTGCATTCCGAGTTTCTGCAAACCGGCCACAAGAACGGTCTTGGCACTCGTCTGCGGGTGCGTCTCCGAATACTCGTGCATTTCGTTCCAGAGATAAGCGGACAACCTCACGTAAGACCGGAGAAGTTCGCGCCGTGCTTTGGACGATCGTTTAGGCACAGATGCCAATATCAAGTTTCCTATCTGCAACATAATCTTCGCCCTAATGTATCACAGCCGCTCAGTGATAGGCATAGCCCTTGGCGTTCCGCCTCCCGGCCCGCACGATCGCGATGCAAAATCTCTGCTCGTAAGACAGGATAGAAAGCCCTGGCCGGATCTTCCGATCGCAACCCCAAATCGTAATCTCGCGCTCGCGTGACACCAGGCGACCCGCCGCCCTCCTGGCTCCGTCACGGCTCTCTTTGACCGCGAGGATCTGCCCGCTGCTTTCGTCCACCAGGTGATAAGCGCGCACCTTCATGGCACAGCCCTCCCGACCGGAGAACGCTGCTCCACGCGCTTCAAACCGGCCAGAAGATCCGCAATCTGGCTTTCGGA
The DNA window shown above is from Gluconacetobacter diazotrophicus PA1 5 and carries:
- a CDS encoding lytic transglycosylase domain-containing protein, translating into MIATAHAYHFPVPVLQGIHSVEGGAVGTVAHNKNGTSDLGLMQVNTSWIPVLSYATGLDQPTIRARLTNDACFNVAMAGGILDLYRQEAHGNIWKAVGFYHSHTTPLSLGYQAQVLTASISDMLKQMKEE
- a CDS encoding YMGG-like glycine zipper-containing protein — its product is MMQLRLAIPLLGSLAMLSACNPYDPTQRTIGGGAIGAGSGAAIGALAGGGRGAAIGSLAGGVVGAATGYLTTPQNRPMNGQPVQPGYNQGTAYNQGAAYPNQARYTPQQTVQTTPTYPNQASGSQGGNNRAYQEAYKNGYAAAPGYTQPTQQTYSSY
- the repC gene encoding replication initiation protein RepC, producing the protein MLSDDAKAMRGKILCARQEAGRLFPAITRAKVLAVWTEASYYLDLSDKAVRYLTFMLQESEPEDWSGRWLPIFGRSNTDLSEILGVGTTQLKTLARELIEAGLILPHGEGRRYVRRDYRDGGRITHAVGFDLSPLAIRVEELSQVAKERKALERSVKRLRREARHEASECMALCVDPAQAQQIRDLAQVAKSARDPAAIQAALSRLQAIRIDLDDELACEYAANNDPERSVSRPSIIPTTPLSLEKTVTIKQSPDRASDIAASYDAPNRAGEKEGEAPSLSVAPSGLLDEAIKDARLTPRELVRLVPVLASYAGIYDAESKPTWASLLDAAERLSARMGVSRDAWASGCMILGRKAAVVAVALMASRTDEHYQYSKGGYFRGIVRAAEGGALNLLPSIYGMRDRCSVVMH